The genomic stretch GAACACTTTATCAACTCACTTTCTTGTCAGACAAAGACTACAGTGACGAGATTCAACTGGAAGTATCAGACCCTATAAGTGAGGAGTACAATGCTGATAATTTAGTGGAAGGTTATTCTGGTAGCCCCATTATCATCAATTCGGGAAATCAACAATTCATTGGGGGAATATTTCGTGCTTATGAGAAAAGCAGCAAACGGGTTTTAGGGATCAATCTCAACATACTCAATCGACTTTTAACAGAATTGGGGCACAATCCAATCGACTACTCCGAGGTCGAAACCGACACAAACAGGCTGGAAGATATTGCTAAATTAAGATCAAATACAGACCGCATTGTTAAACGTATCCGTAACAAAATAGGCACAATTGTATTGCAGCGTATTGGTCAGGCTGAAACACTAAGGAAAATCATAGTTGATAACAAAATAGTGGTCGTTTCAGGTAAAGCAGGTTCAGGAAAATCAGCACTTACTAAATCAGTCCTACAATCACTTACTGAAGAGTACGAAGTGATTGCCCTGCAAGGAGAACAGCTAGATAGACAGGATATAAGTAGAGTATTTTCTGCGGAACCATTTTCACTTAAGAACCAATTTAGTGAGTTAGTTAGCTCTCCAGCTTTATTGAAGAAAAAGATTTTATTAATAGATAGCATAGAGAAGATATTGGAAACTAGTCATTCCGAGACCATCTTGGATTTCCTAAATATAATTAGTGACGAAGATGATATGAAACTCGTTCTTACGTGTCGGACTTATGCTATTGAGAACCTGAAATTCCGATTTCTTCATGAATTCCCGTCATTTTCGCCTTACGAGATACCGTTGCTATCTGACGAGGAACTTATTATTATTGAAATCCAATATCCACACATCAAGTCGATGTTGAATAAACCGTCTCTTAAACAGATTCTTCGGATACCATTCAATATAGACAAGGCAGCTATTATTAAGGAAATAGACCTATCGGGATTAAACTCTGAAGCAGATTTCAGACGATTAATGTGGGAATATATAATTGAGAATGCAGAAAAAGAGTCATCCACCTCTGTTCGGCATCAACGTGGCGAACTCTTTTCAGAAATCGCAATAAAACGAGCTGAAAAAATGGTTACTTATGTCAGTGTTGATGGCGCTGATGCAAGCATTATCTCACAACTAAATGCAGATAGCATAATCGACATAGAACTTGTCGAGAAGAGGAGTTATGCCGCCTCACATGACATCTACGAGGATTGGGCACTTACCCGCCATATTCAGAAAATTTATGAAGATTGCATACTTAATAACTTCAATCCTGAAGCATTTTATACTGACTTAGGGACAGCCGCATCTATAAGACGTGCTTTCCGTATATGGATGGCCGAAAAAGTACTAGAGCCCGGTTTTGATCTCAATAAATTGGTAAAGTACACTTTACAGGAGAATGTTGTTCACTACTGGAAGGATGAAATTTTGGTAGCCATTTTACAATCTGATTACAGCCAAAGCTTTTTGGAAGACAATAAGGGTTTGCTGTTTGAAGACAATTTCAAAATTCTAAAAAGATGTTTGCTTTTACTGAACGTCTCATGTCGGCAACCGGATTTTAACTTACTGAATATAATTAAGCCAGAAGAGAGACAAATTCTTTATCACGATATTAATCTGGTACCTGTTGGTGTCGGTTGGTCCAATGTAATCAATTTTTGTCACAGAAATCTATCGGTCTTAACTCAAATTCTTCCGTCGATACTACCCGTCATCTTAAATTGGAAGAAGTCTTTAAGTGCATGGGATAAACTACCGCCCGAAGCTAAAAATGCCGGTTTGATTATTTTGGAATACTTCAAGGCGGAAAACTTTGCTGAAGGCGACAACATAAACAGATCATCAAGAAACAGGGATCAGGTTGAAAATGCAATAAGGCTTCTTTTTCGCTTAACACCAATCTTGACCCAGGAGATAAAGGGCTTTATTCTTGAAGCATTAAATGGTAGAGAAACCAAAGACTACTGGATAAGAAACCTCTACGATAAAGTAATTGAATATACATTGTCAGGTGATGAAAGTATGATGGTTTGCCATTACTTGCCAGATATAGTGCTTACTGTTGCAGAAAAGAAGTGGTTTTACTATCCTCCAACATCCGAGGAAATCAAAGAGAAATATGGAGATATGGCTTTTTTAGCTACTCAATCTTCTTTCAAAAATGATAAAGAGTTTGGCGTCAATGAATTTGGACGTTCAGATTATTCTCCGGCAGGACCGTTAAAGACCCCAATCAGTAATTTGCTTTATGTAAAGCCGTTCGAAACATTAAATTTTACAACTAGGTTACTAAATCACGCAACCGAATCCTATCTGAGTGCCGAATTTGCTTTAGGCAATATGTTTATTACCCCCAGAGATGTCAGGGAAGAGATTTCTATAAAGCTACATGATGGCACCGTTATTAAGCAACATTGCAGTATGACATTGTGGACAATGTATAGAGGTAACTATATTGCCTTGCCAAACCTTCTTAAATCCGTGCTTATGGCGGTCGAAGACTGGTTGCTCAAAGTTTTAAAATGCATTAATGATGAATCCGAGGAGGTAAAAAAAACAAAGTATCAACAATTATTGGATAGTGCTTGTGAAATTCTTTTGAAAAAAAGTAAAAACGTTGCTACCACATCTGTACTAGTCAGCGTCGCGCTCGCATATCGTGATCCTTTAAAAAAATGGATATTTCCACTTTTACGTATAAAGTCATTTTACAAGTGGGATTTGTATCGAAGGATAGGTGAACGGAATACTACAAATATGATGGGGAGTGGGATATATTCACAACACCATTTTAAGTATCTCAAAAATTTCAATGATCTGGAACATCGGAAAAAGACGATGCAGGATTTAGTTATCAATTATAGCCTAACTGATCTAGAAATATTTTTAATTCTTGATGCCTTTTATGCCGATGCCGGAGACGATACAGAGTGGAAAATGCTGCTAAACAGAATGGATCGACGAACTTGGAAAATTGTAGAGGAGGTTGAGCAAGGGTTTATTGTACAAAGTCAATTGCCCGATGATTTAAAGGCTATTCATTCTGCGTCAGAAGAGGAGCAACAACAAAAGGCACCGATGCTGCAAGCTTCGAATTGGGCACTAAAAAAGTTCCATCGTGATCCGGTCGAAGATGATTCTTATGAAAAATGGAAGTCAAGTTTTGAAAGCTCAATTAATACAAATGGAATCAAACTTTCTCCTCTAGAAAACCAACCTGCGTTAGTGGCGGCTATAGGCATACGTGATTATTTTGACAAGCTTACCGCAGAGGAAAAGGAAAAATGTACGAACTTGGTAAATGAGGTAGTCCAATATCAACTGACCAAGGAAGGATATTCTGAGGAAGATATGCTAAATATTAAGTATTCACCTTTCGAAACCGAGGGTGCTTTCGAGGTATTGCCGCGGATCTTGGCTTCAGGTATTGACAAAAAATTCAGCAAAGAAGCGATTTTCCTAAGTCTGTTAAAACTTGATAATGAACTCTCAAGGGATAAGCTGATTGAGCGTTTAAATGAAGAAACATGGCAGACTGACCCTAATTTCATGATGAATTGTATTAGAGGCATCCTTAAATATTCTGAGGTTGCTTACATACGAGGCTTCATTTCTCACCATCATGTTGCCAAACAAAAGGTGACTTTTAAAACAATTATACAGAAATGTTATTCCAAGCTAAAGACGTTGTCTTCGAAGAAGAAACATAAAAAGTCTCAGACTAACATGACTAAAGAAGACTTACAGCATCTTTATATCGAAACCTGGGAGGAAATTTTCCACGAAATTGTAAACGATGACGTTAAGCTGGACATAACCTCGTATGATTTTGATCAGCGAGGGAATTTCTCTTATGCTTTTGAAGTATTGAAAGTTATACCACCAGATACTTCAATAACTGAGCTACATGCCTATATCTTCAATTTATTGCAGTTCGTTTTTACAAACATTGATGTCGAACGCGGATGGAATGGTGAAAAAATACATTTTGAATTATGTCAACTATTAGAAAAGTATTTAGCGACTTTCATGTTGAACCAACCAATTGAACACGCACAAAAGATGTTTGACGAGTTGACTAAACCTGCATTCTCTGGAGAGCTTCAAAATACATACAATCGAAGAAAAGATGAGTTTATTGAACAGACTTTAGAAGCTGTAATTAGGGAAGTTATCCAAAACGAATCCTTAAAGCATAGTTTTTGGTTGATATGGGAACACTTTCTAAACAAAACAATAAACCATGGAAGTGCATATTATTGTGACAAGTTATTGCTAAACCACATGTTCTTCAATACAGATAGCGATTGGAAGCCAATAAAAGGGAAAAAGCCATTTTTTGAAAAGGTTATTAAATATGTTGCAGATATTGATTCAACGGCGAAACTTATCGCCACAATTGGTTATTCAGAGTTAATGCCCGATGGTATAATATGGCTTTCTAAATTAATCACCGATGAATGGTCTGAAGATAAAAATACTTTGTACTACCTTGAAAAGATAGCTGTCAAGACATTTTATGATCCGGAGTATCGAAATCTTATAAGAAATTCAGCAAATTTCAGAGACAATTTTATTGCTATACTTGATCAATTGATTGATATAAGATTTTCGTCAACGGCTTATGTTATAAGGGAGGATTTGATTTCTACAAGTAGGTAGATTTTATTTATTTTAAGGTATTTCAATCCAATACCCAAGATTTCTGGGGTGTTTTGTAACATCTAAAATTAAGACCCCCCCCGCCCAAAAAAAAATAAACCAATGGAAGAATGGATACAACTGGATATTATGATTCGATTTGCGCTACCTGTTTCGGTTCAAACTGTGCCAGTATAATCAAGTAGTTTTTGGCTCGATTTATGCCGCTTTGAAAGATCAAGTAATAATCCCCATGTTGTTATGAAGAGAAAACAACATTGTCTATGAAATTGAACTTGCTATATAAAATAAAGGTTTTTAGTTTACACTGTAACTATTCCAAATTTTTGGAATACTCTAAAGATTAGATGGTTTCTTGTTCCAGTCTTTATGAGATATATCAAAATAAACTGATCCATTCATTTTTTTGAAAAAATCATATAGCAAAACTTGTTGCTCATAGTTATAGAATGTGCTACTTGATATGTAGAAATAAAATAGAACAAATTTTTCTTTATTTGAAATGTTAAACAGTAAAGTAGATTGATGATTATTTTGAATACTAGGGTAATTGCTAATGTGTTCCAATATTGAAATTAGCTGGCTAATTGCATCTCTGATGTCTCCTTCTTGGCGATTGTTTAATTGAGAGATTTTCTGGGAAAATTCAAAAAGAGATTCAATTATTTCTCTTGAGTTTTCTTTCGTGTGCCATACAAGATCTCCTGATGGAGATATAATGTAAAGTTTGTCTACATAATCAAATTTCTCCCTTAATTCATCGTAAATGCTAGCAAGCCTATCTACAGGTCCACTATTTCTGAAATGCGTTAGCAATTGGAAAAAAGTCGTTTCAAATGATTGAATCTGAAACTGTTTATTCTGAAGTTCCAACTGCTCTCTTTGACCTTTTATTTCCTCTCGAGTGTCTTTGAGCTCTTGGCGGTTCATTTCCAGTTCTTCCTGTTGCATGAGAATTTGGAGTTGCTGGCCAAGGAAGCCGACATAAACAAATGCTAGTGCGGCAAACGAGGCAAAGGTTCCTGAGGTTCCACCGATGAAATCACCAAGTTCATTCTCTTTGAAAAAGGAGTGACTTTGGAATACTTGCATTCCGGCCCAAATGAGTGGGATAAGTGCAACTAGTGCCGAAATTCCTCCAATCCATTTAAAAATGGTGATCTGTTTATTGAGTTTTGACTTTCGAGAAGTAAGATCCATATCACAATTTAAGGATATTAGGTTTTTATACACCCTCTTCCCCTCCTCAGCAATCACATACCTCTGCTACTGAATTAGTTGGATACTAATATCCTCTGGAGAAGGATTAGGTCTTTTGTCGTTTTCGGTTGTATTCAAGAATCTCATCTTCAGTAAGAGGTTCAGATTTGGTAATTACTGGAATTTTTTTGTTAATCCCATCATTATCTTTTTCCCATATTTTTTCTACTGTGATACGGACTAAATCATCTTTTAAAAAACCTTTAGGAGGTAAAAAGTCTTTTACATTGCACTTCAAGGCTTCAGCCGCAAGGTTTATTTGCCTGATGTTGTATTTAGCAGGCAAAGATGGATTTTCTATATTTCCAACTAATTTATCGGAAAATCCCATTTCCACTGATAGAGCATCTTGACTCATACCAGAATCCTCTCTTTTATTACGGATTTTCTCTATAACATATAAATCAAGAGCAGAAACGATGCGTATTATTTTCTCATCTTCTTTCATTTTTCAATGAAAGGCTAAAAAAGTCCTTTATCCACCTACCTATAATTAGGTGATGTCAATTTTTCTTGCTAATATTGAATTATAAGTTAAGAATATGGTCTCTTGATTTACCATTTAATTAATTTAGCGAATCTCTATATGGCATTCGCACTTGTTTGTCCGAAACTGAAACCTAGGAAATTTCAAGTACACGAGACAATAAGTGAGGGTTGCTCACGCCATTGGCGTGGGCTCACTTATTCGTGTACAGGGTCTTCCTAGGTACCTAGTTTCGATAAGTTGAGTTCCACGCCTCTTTTTGGTCTGGTCTCAACTTGGACATAGCTATAACTCAAGTACTATGGAACAGACCTTGATTTTTTCTGGATTAAGTTACTTCCCGGGATCAGTATTCCTGAAGAAAGATCTGTCTGCGCTTTTTTACATTGGGTCACATTGCTCATTACCTATTCCGATACCCATCGGAACCTATTATTTATTACCAGAGGAACTCGGCATCGCCGCGGTAGATCGCCTGTATCCCCTGAAGCCCAAGAATCCGATTTGAGGATGGGATTACTTTTAAGACCGTGAAAGGGGAGGTGCACATCCCTGAGCAGATCGGTTACCACACACTCACGTCAGCAAGCTCAGAATAGCTGGTAGAGCTGACACATTACATCTTATTATTAATTAATGCTGGTTGGTCGGATAGACTGGGGTGCCTGCCTGCCGTAGGTAGGGGATTGATATGTCTTGTGAGAAGTAGCAAGTAGCTAGTATCAAGTAGCAAGAGGGTAGAGGTTAGAGCCAAGAGGCAAGAATCGAGAGTCAAGAGTCATGAATCAAGCGTTCGTGATAGTGCTTTCAGCTTTGAGCTTTGAGCTTTCTGACTTTCCCTGCGACTGAGATTGCGACAGAGATTGCTTCGTCCTTCGTCCTCGCAATGACGGTACTCACTTCGGTCTCCCGTCTTCGGTCTTTGGTCGGTGAGCCCCGTCGAACCGCCAGCTTAAAAATCTAAAAGCATGAAAAAAACAATACTCATCTGCTTAGTGGGACTGCTATGTCTTCCCACAAGCACACTACTGGCACAAGTTGCTGATTCACCCGGGGCGGATTTTCTTCATAGGTCTAGCCCCACTGTCTCCCCTGAACAAGGAGACACCCATCGGGGCGGGGTCACCCGCTCCGATACTTTGCCGGAGAATAATGGTTTGGTTGATCACTCCGCTGCAAAAGGGCAGGAGAGCGAAAGCTCTTCTGCTGAGGTGGTGATCTATGGGGAGATACGAGGTGATGTCGATTCAGATCAGGTAGAGGCAAAAATCTATTCAAATTTGCTGGATGTAAGTAGTAATATTCCCTCTGCCACGGTTCATTCTTTACCCCTAGAGCTCGGACATCTCTATTCGGGAAATATTGGACTGAAGACCTTTCAGTTTACCCTTCCGATGGAGGGAGAGCTGGGCTACCTTGATATCCGAATTGGTAAATCCCATCCTCTGGATATGTTTCTGGTAGCAGCGGGTGATTCGGTCAGAATCCATCTGGACCTGCAAAATGGCAGGACGATTTTTACCGGACCTGATGCAGACGCATTCCGCCTACAAGCCGAAATCCATCAAAAGCTTCAGGAGGACAGGCTCAGCGACAACCCAGTTATGTTCACCCCTGATAGAAATAGGTTTCTCAGTGATCCAGAAGATCTACAGTTGTATAAGGAAATTTCTTCCACCTATCAGTCTGGATGGTCCCGAAAACTGGATTTTTTGGATTCCGAGGAGCTTATCTATCAGCATGCCAAGAAGCAAATGGGTAGTGCGCCAGATCTGGAAGAATACCTGCAAGTCCTTGCTAACCATAAGGACAAACTGGATAAGAAGAGGTATGCCATCTTAAAGGCGGACATCATCGGCAGAACGCAAATGCAGCCCTTGGATTTCTTTTTCAGAAACCTAGCCCAGGACCACAGGTATCAGGATGTGTTTGATTCCTACAGGAGTGCTATGGAGTCCCTTTGGGATGGGGATGAAGTCCCGGCAGTCAAGTCCTATTTCTTCGGAGAGTACCTGTACCTGCGGACGAATATCCAGGTCAATCTGGATGCAACTTCCCTGGTTACTGCCTCTGAAGAGTTGCCACAGCAGCAAAAGGAACTGGTACTGGCGAAGGCAATTGTCAAGAATTTCAGAAGAATCCCTGATTTGCATAAGTCAGTGGAAGCCGTTTTACAGCAGGTTCAGGCCCCTTGGATAGCCAATGAGCTAAACCAGCTGATCGCAAGACAGGCAGAAGGCAGCACCCTTCCTCACATTGGCTTTGAGGATAGGGAAGGTAAGGAGACATTTCCGCAGGAATGGCAGGGAAAAGTAGTTCTGCTAGACCTCTGGCTTGTGGGTTGTAAGGCCTGTGCGGGATTTTATCAGGAGAGACTGCTGCCACTCTATGAAGAATTTGGAGATAGGGAAGATTTTCTGATAGCCACCGTAGCGGTGGATAAAGACCGGGACAATTGGATCAAAGGCCTGGAAAGCGGAAACTACACCGATCCAGGATTTACCAATCTATATGCAGCAGGTTATAATCATCCCTTCCTGGACCATTACAAAATAAGCGCTTTCCCCAGCTATATGCTCATCGGCAAGGATGGGAGAATTTTGAAATCTGGGGACTTCCCCAAGGATCTGTCCGGTTGGATGGATATCATGGAAAGTTACTTATCATCTGACCAAACTCATTCAGGTATATGAACAATTTTAAATATATAGTAGTAAGCAGTCTGCTCATTGGACTGATATGCAGCTTGGCTTCTTTCCAGGCTTCCGCCCAAAGCAAAGGTTTGAATATTCTTCGTGGTGAGGTAGTAGATCTATCCACTGCGGAGAAACTTCCCGGTGCGACTGTGTTGGTTTCTGAAACAGGGCAATTGACCGTTTCGGATAAAGACGGCTCCTTTATGCTGGAGCTGGACAGCGGAAAGTACATGCTTTCGGTACATTTCATAGGCTTCAAAACCCGGAACATCCCAGTATCCATACCTGCTGATAAGGAAATAAGGGTAGAGATGGAGGCAGACGAAATCGCCCTGGAATCAGTGGAGATCGTCTCTACGGGGTTTCAGCAGCTTCCCAAAGAAAGAGCTACAGGCTCCTTTGCCTACCTCGGTCAGGATCTGGTGGACAGACGTGTTTCCACCAATATTCTGGAAAGACTGGAAGATGTGGCTCCCGGAGTCATATTCAATAGAAACAATGCCGGCTCCGATCCCATCAGCATCCGGGGCAGAAGTACCCTGTTTGCCAATACCACCCCTTTGATTGTGATCGATAATCTCCCTTATGAGGGAGCCATAGAAAATATCAACCCAAACGATGTGGAATCGATAACAGTCCTTCGGGATGCCGCTGCAGCCTCCATCTGGGGGGCACAGGCCGGAAACGGTGTCATCGTGATCACCACCAAAAGCGGAAAAAGGGGACAGCCCTTAAGCATCTCCTTCAATTCCAATGTGACCATGGCAGAAATCCCAGATCTGCATTACAGACCCCAAATGGAGATCACTGACTTTATTGACCTGGAAATCAGGCTGTTTGAAAAAGGATATTACAACAGTGCTGCAAATTCGGTGAACAAGAATCCCCTTTCGCCTACGGTAGAAACCTTGCTGGCGTTGGGAGAAGGACGGATCACCCAGTCTGAGGCAGATGCTAGGATCAGCGCTTACAGAAATCAGGATTTCCGATCAGAACTGGAGGAGAACTATTATAGAAAGGCAGTAAACCAGCAGTACTTCCTTCAGGCGCAGGGAGGTGGCGATAATCATAACCTATTGTTCTCAGCCGGGTATGACCGCAACCTTTCCTCTGTAATCGGCAATGCAAACCAAAGAATTACCATCAATGCAAAAAGTGACTTCCGTCTGCTTGCCGACAGGCTCAGGGTAAGTACCGGTATTTACCTAGGCAAAGCAACAACACAGACAGGTACCAATGTGCCCACAGGCTATGCTTATGATATTCTCCAAGACGGCCAAGGAAACCATCTGCCCATTACTTCTCTGCTGAACCGTAGGTATATAGATCAACAGGCAGAATCCGGGCTGCTTGATTGGAATTTTGTGCCTCTGGATGAAATAGGAATGATGGACAATAGTGTGAATGGAATGGACTACCGGATCAATGCCAGTTTGAATTATAAATTATTCGAAGGATTGGATGCACAGGTGGTCTATCAATATTGGAATTCCGGTACCACGACCAGAAACCGTGACGATCAGAAGCTGTTCAGCATGCGGCATCTGATCAACAATTACACCCAAGTCGAAGAAGACGGACAGCTGCTGAGGAATATACCGCTAGGGGATAGACTTGAGCTGAACAATGAGCAGGCGCACAGCCACAACGTACGGTTTCAGGTTAACTACTTTAAAAAATTTAAGGGGGGAAGTTCCATCACTGCTTTGGGTGGTTCCGAAATCAGGGATTTAAGCCGTATTTCCGATGCCGCTTTATACTATGGCTATGACGATGCCACTGGAGTGAGTAGGCTGGTGGATTATCTCTCGCTCTTTCCGATGCAGTACAATCCGGGGCTTAGAAGGGCGATTCCCGCAGGGGATACCCATAGCGGTGTCACGGACAGATACCTTTCTTATTTTCTTAATACCTCCTACAATTTCAGGGATCGCTACACACTCTCAGCCAGCGGACGTAAGGATATGTCCAACTTATTCGGAGTGGAGGCTAATATGAGAGGGGTGCCACTTTGGTCGGCGGGGGCAGCCTGGAATATCAGCAGTGAGCGGTTTTATCACTGGGACTGGATGGGATTTATGCGGCTTAAACTTACTTACGGCTATAACGGCAATGTGGACAAATCCATCAGTGCACTGACTGCTGTAGCTATTGCAACAAGGAATATACTCATACCCAATCTTCCTTTTGCTGTGATCACTAATCCTCCAAACCCTGACCTGCGGTGGGAGAGAATAGGGATAACCAATCTCGCTCTGGATTTTGAATCCAAAAATTCCAGAGTTGCAGGATCAATAGAATATTATCATAAAAAAGGCAAGGACCTGATCGGTGAATCTCCTGTGCCGCTCTCTAACGGTATCCTTTCCTACACCGGTAACTTTTCTGAGACAAAAACAAACGGAATAGACCTGATGCTTACCACAGTAAATACTCTTGGTGCACTCAAGTGGACTACCATTGCCATGGCCAGTTTTATAGATGAAGAAGTAGTATCCTTCAAGGGGGCAAGGACACTTAGTCAATACCTGGGGAGCTCAGGAGGTGGATTGGTTCCCAGGGAGGGAAGTCCATTGTTTGCTATCTACAGTTATAGATGGGGAGGCTTGGATCCGGACAGCGGCAATGCATTGGGATACCTGGATGGTGAATTATCTGACGATTATGGAAAGATATTAGGAGCCACCCAGCCAGAGGACCTCATCCTTCACGGCGCTGCAAGGCCTACCTATTTTGGGGCACTTAGAAATGAACTGAGCTATAAAAACTGGAATCTGTCTGCCAATGTCACCTACAGGGCAGGCTATTATTTCCGAAGGAGATCAGTGAATTATAGAGACCTGCTGACGGGGGTGATTTCACATCCTGATTATGCTGATCGCTGGCAACAGCCAGGGGATGAGCTAACCACCCAGATCCCGGCTATGCCTGAGGTGTTGAATACTTCAAGGGATAGTTTCTATCAATTCTCGAGCGTGTTGGTGGAAAAGGGTGACCATGTGAGACTGCAGGATGTACGGCTGAGTTATACGCTTGGCAGGGCAGCGTTTCCGAATCTGCCATTCCAGAACATGGAGATCTACGGCTATGCCAATAATCTCGGAATTATCTGGAAGGCAACGAGTCTCAATTTGGATCCGGATTACCCAGAAACCAAGCCACTGCGGAGCATTGCTTTCGGACTACGTGTCGGTTTCTGATCAAACTATGAGGGGCTTTTCCCCAGTTGGAAAGGCCCTCATTAGCTGATTATAAAAAATCAACTAGTGTAATACCCTTCTCTAGATCAAATTAATCATTATGATATCCGCAATTAATCATAAAAACAATGAAAAAAACAACATATATAATCTTAACTCTTCTACTTGCCCAACTGTTAGTGGGATGCGATGATTTTCTGGATGCTAAACCCACTAAGGCAATTGTCTTGCCTAATTCTGTGGATGTATTACAGAATCTGCTTGACAATAACAATATATTTAATCGAGACCTTTCCTTAGGATTATTGGCATCGAATGAGTTCCAAACGGATGAGCTCGGAATTCAACCCTACGAGCCATGGGAAAGAAATAGCTACTTATGGCAAGAGCAGCCTTTTGGACAGGATGAGCTCATATTTGAATGGTATACTCCCTATAATCAGCTATTTTATGTGAATAATATCATTTCAGAACTGGAAGAGATCCAAGACAAAAACCAGGCAGGATATGATCAGGTGAAAGGTGCAGCGCATTTTTTCCGGGCGAATGCTTATTTTAATCTTGCACAACTATTTCTTCCACCCTTGGGAAGTGCTGAAATCTATATAGAAGATTATCAGATAGCTTATAAAATCTCGGAATTGCTGACATTCAGCCCTAAAATGGCCGATGTCGGAGAGATATACGAGTTGATTTTTGCTGATATGACCATTGCTCTCGAAAAGCTTCCTGAAGCCACCGATTATCCTTCCCGTCCAAATCGGGCAGCGGCACATGGCCTAATGTCCAGAATTTATCTAGCCGTAGAAGAATATGGGCAGGCATTAGCACATGCCGAATCAGCTTTGGGCTATCAGGATGAGTTGATGGATTTTAATCAACTGGATAGCAGTTTGATATATCCAATACAGAATTTCAATCCGGAGATACTGTATTATAGCATGCTCACAGTTAATTCTTATACCTATGCACAAACAAGTATAGTAGATTCACTGCTGTATAATTCCTACCAAGCGCATGATTTAAGGAAATCAATTTTCTATACCACTCGTACCAATGGAAACATAAACTTTACAGGAAACTATACTGGCAATTCACGATTGTTTAGCGGTGTAGCAGTAAATGAATTGCTGTTGATATCGGCAGAATGTAAT from Algoriphagus sp. NG3 encodes the following:
- a CDS encoding AAA family ATPase, which encodes MKDIGDNIIRINNPYGYGSGFVFSPENDESLVYLLTSRHNLVDEENRQQWNPEQLTIDYRIAYTNKSFALTREEIIHCGNNNDNEDIGLIIIRKDKFIGGHTWLTPQKLCKLTGGERLATVSGFPKLTSGKQIRTLYQLTFLSDKDYSDEIQLEVSDPISEEYNADNLVEGYSGSPIIINSGNQQFIGGIFRAYEKSSKRVLGINLNILNRLLTELGHNPIDYSEVETDTNRLEDIAKLRSNTDRIVKRIRNKIGTIVLQRIGQAETLRKIIVDNKIVVVSGKAGSGKSALTKSVLQSLTEEYEVIALQGEQLDRQDISRVFSAEPFSLKNQFSELVSSPALLKKKILLIDSIEKILETSHSETILDFLNIISDEDDMKLVLTCRTYAIENLKFRFLHEFPSFSPYEIPLLSDEELIIIEIQYPHIKSMLNKPSLKQILRIPFNIDKAAIIKEIDLSGLNSEADFRRLMWEYIIENAEKESSTSVRHQRGELFSEIAIKRAEKMVTYVSVDGADASIISQLNADSIIDIELVEKRSYAASHDIYEDWALTRHIQKIYEDCILNNFNPEAFYTDLGTAASIRRAFRIWMAEKVLEPGFDLNKLVKYTLQENVVHYWKDEILVAILQSDYSQSFLEDNKGLLFEDNFKILKRCLLLLNVSCRQPDFNLLNIIKPEERQILYHDINLVPVGVGWSNVINFCHRNLSVLTQILPSILPVILNWKKSLSAWDKLPPEAKNAGLIILEYFKAENFAEGDNINRSSRNRDQVENAIRLLFRLTPILTQEIKGFILEALNGRETKDYWIRNLYDKVIEYTLSGDESMMVCHYLPDIVLTVAEKKWFYYPPTSEEIKEKYGDMAFLATQSSFKNDKEFGVNEFGRSDYSPAGPLKTPISNLLYVKPFETLNFTTRLLNHATESYLSAEFALGNMFITPRDVREEISIKLHDGTVIKQHCSMTLWTMYRGNYIALPNLLKSVLMAVEDWLLKVLKCINDESEEVKKTKYQQLLDSACEILLKKSKNVATTSVLVSVALAYRDPLKKWIFPLLRIKSFYKWDLYRRIGERNTTNMMGSGIYSQHHFKYLKNFNDLEHRKKTMQDLVINYSLTDLEIFLILDAFYADAGDDTEWKMLLNRMDRRTWKIVEEVEQGFIVQSQLPDDLKAIHSASEEEQQQKAPMLQASNWALKKFHRDPVEDDSYEKWKSSFESSINTNGIKLSPLENQPALVAAIGIRDYFDKLTAEEKEKCTNLVNEVVQYQLTKEGYSEEDMLNIKYSPFETEGAFEVLPRILASGIDKKFSKEAIFLSLLKLDNELSRDKLIERLNEETWQTDPNFMMNCIRGILKYSEVAYIRGFISHHHVAKQKVTFKTIIQKCYSKLKTLSSKKKHKKSQTNMTKEDLQHLYIETWEEIFHEIVNDDVKLDITSYDFDQRGNFSYAFEVLKVIPPDTSITELHAYIFNLLQFVFTNIDVERGWNGEKIHFELCQLLEKYLATFMLNQPIEHAQKMFDELTKPAFSGELQNTYNRRKDEFIEQTLEAVIREVIQNESLKHSFWLIWEHFLNKTINHGSAYYCDKLLLNHMFFNTDSDWKPIKGKKPFFEKVIKYVADIDSTAKLIATIGYSELMPDGIIWLSKLITDEWSEDKNTLYYLEKIAVKTFYDPEYRNLIRNSANFRDNFIAILDQLIDIRFSSTAYVIREDLISTSR
- a CDS encoding helix-turn-helix transcriptional regulator is translated as MKEDEKIIRIVSALDLYVIEKIRNKREDSGMSQDALSVEMGFSDKLVGNIENPSLPAKYNIRQINLAAEALKCNVKDFLPPKGFLKDDLVRITVEKIWEKDNDGINKKIPVITKSEPLTEDEILEYNRKRQKT
- a CDS encoding TlpA family protein disulfide reductase; protein product: MKKTILICLVGLLCLPTSTLLAQVADSPGADFLHRSSPTVSPEQGDTHRGGVTRSDTLPENNGLVDHSAAKGQESESSSAEVVIYGEIRGDVDSDQVEAKIYSNLLDVSSNIPSATVHSLPLELGHLYSGNIGLKTFQFTLPMEGELGYLDIRIGKSHPLDMFLVAAGDSVRIHLDLQNGRTIFTGPDADAFRLQAEIHQKLQEDRLSDNPVMFTPDRNRFLSDPEDLQLYKEISSTYQSGWSRKLDFLDSEELIYQHAKKQMGSAPDLEEYLQVLANHKDKLDKKRYAILKADIIGRTQMQPLDFFFRNLAQDHRYQDVFDSYRSAMESLWDGDEVPAVKSYFFGEYLYLRTNIQVNLDATSLVTASEELPQQQKELVLAKAIVKNFRRIPDLHKSVEAVLQQVQAPWIANELNQLIARQAEGSTLPHIGFEDREGKETFPQEWQGKVVLLDLWLVGCKACAGFYQERLLPLYEEFGDREDFLIATVAVDKDRDNWIKGLESGNYTDPGFTNLYAAGYNHPFLDHYKISAFPSYMLIGKDGRILKSGDFPKDLSGWMDIMESYLSSDQTHSGI